In one Nicotiana sylvestris chromosome 8, ASM39365v2, whole genome shotgun sequence genomic region, the following are encoded:
- the LOC138876390 gene encoding uncharacterized protein — MPKFDLYEGHGDPMAHLRGFYSKIRGAGGKDELLIAYFGQSLSGSALEWYTRQDPSRWYTWDDLAQVFAGHFQYNLEIVPDRLTLLKLEKRPGESFREFGFSWREQAARVDPPMREGEMVDYSLQTLEPTYFGHLVTSVDKSFNEVVKMGDMVEEGLRSNKIMSYSAIKATTQAIQSGTGGALGKKKREEVATVETESTSGKVVIQSGKVYDKPFVVVGKGLSVAAKKPESVRAVL; from the exons atgccaaagtttgacttatacgagggacatggtgatcccatggcacatctacgaggtttctacAGTAAGAtaagaggggcaggtggaaaggatgagttgtTGATTGCCTATTTCGgccaaagtttaagcgggtccgcattagaatggtacacgaggcaggatcccagcaggtggtatacctgggatgatttggcacaagtatttgcaggtcatttccagtataaccttgagatcgtccccgaccgtctcacactgttaaagcTTGAGAAAAGgcccggagagagcttcagggaattcggattcagctggagagaacaagcagcaagagttgatccgccaatgagggagggtgaaatggtggactactccTTACAAACATTGGAGCCAACCTattttggtcacctggtgacgtcggttgataaatccttcaatgaagtagtaaaaatgggcgatatggttgaagagggactcaggtccaacaagataatgagttactCGGCGATCAAGgctacaactcaggctatccaaagcggcacgggaggtgcgcttgggaaaaagaagagagaggaggttgCAACAGTCGaaacag agtcgaccagtggaaaggtAGTGATACAGTCGGGAAAGGTAtatgacaagccatttgtggtagtaGGGAAAGGATTGTCTGTTGCTGCAaagaagccagagtcagtcagagcagtgttgtag